The window AACTGCAGACATTCAAATAATACAGATGAGAAACTTAGAAAGAATCATTCTTACGCACAGATTTGAACTTTGTTCACATATACTAATACTAGCTTTACTATAGAAGTATATATAACAACTAGGCTCGATTGGCAAATTGACAAATTGGACTTAACTAGAGTTGCAATCTGCAAATTACTTGTGAGCTATTCCAGTCAATATCAATGCCATAAGATGTTAAGAAAGATGAAAGTGTACCAGGAATTAATCTCTGTTGAAATTTTTACTCCATTTCTTGTTTATCTTGTTTATAGATAGAATTTCCAGAGATGGTGCCATCCAATTCAACGAGTCCCTCGTGTAACAATTTGTCACTGCCATTGCGGAACTTTTCCGGTCTATTATCTTCATGTCCAAATGCTTGAGACTAGGCAATGGTGCAAAACAGGTCTGCCTCGTATCTTCTGAAAAGAGGATATCCTACAACATTTCCCACAACAACATCAAAAAAGAAGATGAAAGTTTACAAGAACTATCGAACAACACATACAATAAACCGAAAGCTGATTAAAACTTGGCATTTTGCATACCTCAAAACCAAAAGGATAGATGGATAATTTTCCTGAGCAGTCAAAATTTGCAAGGAAATCCCTGAGGGTAATATGATATGTATCCCATCTTGTGCTCTTGTCAAGTATGATCGTAGCCTCACATAAATTTGGAGCTGCATCAACTACTCCGGCATCCTCCATTGGAGTTGCAGCACCATTCCATTTCATAACCACCACCACCACCAACACAAAGCACAAACCCACCACTACCAAACCCACTTCATCCAGGTTTCTGTAAGATTTATCTTCAATGTTTTGTAACTTAAGCGTCTTCATGTTCTTCCCCTCCAAATGTAAAAACCAATCCGTCTCAAATACAGCTCTTAAACCAGCTACTTTTACTCCCTCTTCCAAATCATCAACACACTTATTTGAATCCATCCGAATTTTATCCTCCACACACTTACCACTGTCCCCCTTTTCAATATTGCTTTTTGCCTCCTCTTTATAGTCATCACAGTCTTCCGCGACATTCTCAATACTGAATCCAGCTGCTGGTAATAATTCTCCTCGCTGAACTGGAGACCACCGTCATCAATTTTCGGATCAATATTCATCCTCTATTTCAATTCAGTATAAAACAGCAATGATTAAAAATCTTGTCACAATCTGCATAAATTTACAAGAGTAACATGTCAGATAATGGTAAGAAAGGCATTTACACTTACAATAATAATGCTAACGGTCACATTCTGCGTATAGGAACATGATTGCAAGAAAGTTCGATTCAACTTTGAAGGCAAACCAGCCATGACTATCTCATGGAAGACCACAGACAATAAGTAAGACAGCTAATACAAATGAAGGAACATATTTTCAACCTCCCAATTTTTCTGGCCATGAATATCTTGACACGGAATGTCTATAACTAGTACAAAATGAAAAAGTAACTATAATTTTCTTCACTACCATAATTAAGCAAGCTAACCATTCAATTGTTCATACTCATGTCAATTGTCATGGGAGGGCAAGGGAAGGTCTGATTTTAAATTCTAATTAGGTACAGATTGTATCATTCTCAATAATGGCAAAGAATGTATTTCTAGCTTCTGCATTTTGCTGCAAGACATATCCGGTATGTAGATATGATGCTTACCACAATGGTAGTGGGATCATAACTTGCAATTGTAACAATGACTAATTTGAATTCTAGTATAGGGTATTAGAATAGTAGCCTCGGTTGCTATACTTAACAACCAATACAAGGACAGCCATATAATGTAAGCTAAGGGACATGCAACTCTCACATTGCTTATCGAACTGTTCAAAACAAAATAGTTGAGCTCAAAATAAAAGGAATCACCTTCTCTGTAATCTTTCTGAGCTACTTTATCATTCTCAGGATCCTCCCCGGTTGAAGACAACTCATGATAATAATTCTCCATCAATCCCATCCATCTTCATGTGATCTACCCAAACAACACGGCCCGTAAGCATTACAGACATTACAGAACTACGTTTAACAACACAGCAGTACTACAATTTGAATTCAATATAAACCATAACAATCAGATCTCGATATTTCTAAACAGAAACCCAGTTCTAGTAGTTTACAATTCAGGAAATTGCATTATAGATAGACGATTTCAATAACAATTTCATAATAATCACTGACCTTCAACAAAACGGGTACGAGAAATCCAATCAACTATTATCCAGCTGAGTTTCAGATCGTCTCCCGGTATGTCCATCTGGATCGACAATATTCAGAGGACTTGCGGCCAATTTCTATTCCTCACTCTCACTCGTTGTATAACCGCCCGCTCTTACGAAGTTCAATAGATACGATTTAGCGCTACAGTGTTTCCCATCACAAAACTTCATCAACACAAGACACCTACGATATATAGATAAACCAGTCTCGATCAGAATTCGAGGTTCCCGTCGATCTTCTGTTTTTACCTTTTCCAATTCTCCATCTGTTTGTGGCTGCTAATATAGTGCCTCCCAATTGAAGCTTCTTCAACACAACTCGACGCTGTTCCCCAGATTCTCCTCTGAATTGCGCTTCAAAAACTTACCGCATATCACGCGCTGAAAAACCCAAAGAAGACTAACGGTGGACTCACGCCTGTTTTTTACAGGTGTCAGTGGACGAGCCACATGTAAGACGGACAAACGCGGAGCACGAACGCTCTGGAGCATTCCAGAACTCACATCGTTAGAAATATGAACAAACTCCATGTCTGTGGTATAGAACTATGAGATACAAGATATCCAAACTAATAAGTATCACCTCATGAGATGAAAATTGATTGTGATTCATACCTTAATCATCATTTTCTTCCAACATAATAAACTCACGTCATTAGAAGTACGTGTGAATATAGAACACGTACCTAAAATCAAACCGGCAGTGACATAAAGAACCCTTATAAATATAGGGTGCTGAAATTTACACACCCTTTTCTGCATTCTACACACCCTTGTGCTGCTTTTACGAAATCACCTTGTTTTTATTTGTCTCCTCCCTTTCATCCTTTCCCTCGAGTTTCTATTCTATCCTCTTGCTTCAGTTTCTTCTATGAAAATCAATACAGACAAAGAGAATTTTGAGTTGTTGAGATGAAAATCAATTCTCTCTCCTCCTCACTCTCTCACTCCTCTCTCCCCTCCCTCCACCTACGACCGAGCCAACACCGCCAATTCGAAACCAAGAATTGCCGGGATGGAGCTACTCCGTATTAACCCGAAAATCAAGTAACCAATTTCCAGGTGGGCAAGAATTCAGTTTGGACCTCGACCTAATCCTCTTCGGTGGGGCTGCTTGTTGCCTTGCCGGCGTCATTGAGGCGAAAGAAGCCGATGACTGGACAGAATCAGATTCTCAGATCCTGGGGTCGAGCAGCGAGTTGAGGTCCTTGGATCGGGGTCGAACGATGGTGGGTGCGAAAGATTGAGGATCTTGTGGTGTGAGAGAAAGTATTCCTTGTGAATTGTGATTGGCCCTCTATTGTTAGAATTTGGTTGCAGATGGAATGGGAGGAGAAAGAGAGAGATGGAAAGGGTTTCACATCGTGAGAAGAGAGATGGAAAAAGAGGGGTAGTTTTGGAATAGAAATTTATGGATTGATGAAAAAATGTTAAAAAATTACAGTGTGTAGAATGTAAAAAATTGTGTGTAAATTTCAGCACCTTAAATAAATATATATGTCCATCATATATATTTGCCATTACACACTACATTGTTAGCTACAAACACGTACACACACATACGCGTACAATATTGATGCACGGCATGCTTCTAATAAACAATAAGCCTAGCCTCATGCTGTGTGTGTGAGTGTCTTCCAGCTCCGTCTCAAGGCCACAGAAAGGTAGCACGTACTGCCAAAACTAGCAAAACTCCTACACCACTAAGGCTTTCATATATATAACATTTGTAAACACGTATAAGAGTAGTCCATTCACAGGCGCTCTTACATCTCTAGGCCCCAAACACCTTAATTAGATATAGTAGATCAATCTCCCCGATATTGCAGAAGAAGCAGCTGCGATCTACATGTTTCTTCATTCAAAACCTTAGACAACAGAATCAAGTTCTATTTTGTTTTATTGCACGGAAAAAATATCAAAATATATATAATTGATCAAAAATCGATTACAATACATCATACAAGAGTACACTTGATAGCTATATAAGAACTATCGATCCTCCACCGAAACATAAAATTGAGAAACAAAATTACGCGCATTCCTAAGTACTAGTAGGTGCGTGCCTTGTTACAAATTAAGCATGGATAACAATCATAACATCTTTAAGTTACTAACTAGAAATTAGATATGCCCTTCTGTTTGCCGGAGCATAACTTCATTCACTAAATTTTCCAAGTTTTGGGAAGATGAACCATGGGGAGCAGTAGCTTCTTCCGCAAGCTTCTTCCACTCCAAGGCCTTGCTTCTCATTTTCTCACCCTTCTCTCCCCCCATCATCTGTCTAACAAGCTTCTCGACTTCGTCTCTCTTCACATCATTATTGATCTCCATGCCAATGCCCCATTCATTACAAGCAGACCAACAATTTGTTTGCTGGTCGGCAAAGAATGGCCAGCACAGCATAGGCACACCTGCACACAGACTCTCAATCATCGAATTCCAACCGCAGTGTGTCAAAAACCCTCCGACTGACGGGTGGTTGAGTACTTGCTCCTGCGGACACCAATTCGCAATTAGACCTCTTTCCTTGGTTTCAGCTACAAACTCCGGCGGCAAAATCGCGGACTCACCAACAACCAAATCGGGCCTGATCACCCAGATGAAACAAACCTTACTATTTGCAAGTCCCCAACCAAACTCTACAAGATGCTGCGGTGACATTACCGCTATACTGCCAAAACTGACGTAAATAACAGAGTTCGGCTCCTTAGAATCAAGCCATTTGAGACACTCAGCCTCTTCCTTCCATAGACTATATCCCATATTCTTCAAAGGGTCCTCTGGCAATTGATTGAGGTGTAATTGTTGAGGTCCAATTGCATACACAGGTGGGAGCTTCGTCATAGATGAGAGAGCCTCCAGAACTTGAGGCTCCAAAGCATCAAAAGTATGAGAAATTATTGCCGAAGCTTTCTCAGCTCTATGGATTGATTTCATGGTGATGTTAAACAGGATGTCGTCGGGGTTCGTAGTTCGAAAGTGGGTGGGTAAATCCCTCAAACGGATATCTTTCATTCCTGGAACCCAATCTAATACCTTGTCCAAAAACCCATTTGTCAAACAGCTCTCATCTACACCCAATAAGCCATGTAATTAATTAGTACCCACTAAACTAGGTACGTCTTTTGGAAATTGATCAAAATAATTAACAAAGG of the Fragaria vesca subsp. vesca linkage group LG6, FraVesHawaii_1.0, whole genome shotgun sequence genome contains:
- the LOC101308205 gene encoding uncharacterized protein LOC101308205 produces the protein MEFVHISNDVSSGMLQSVRAPRLSVLHVARPLTPVKNRRESTVSLLWVFQRVICVQRGELLPAAGFSIENVAEDCDDYKEEAKSNIEKGDSGKCVEDKIRMDSNKCVDDLEEGVKVAGLRAVFETDWFLHLEGKNMKTLKLQNIEDKSYRNLDEVGLVVVGLCFVLVVVVVMKWNGAATPMEDAGVVDAAPNLCEATIILDKSTRWDTYHITLRDFLANFDCSGKLSIYPFGFEDILFSEDTRQTCFAPLPSLKHLDMKIIDRKSSAMAVTNCYTRDSLNWMAPSLEILSINKINKKWSKNFNRD